Genomic segment of Benincasa hispida cultivar B227 chromosome 1, ASM972705v1, whole genome shotgun sequence:
TACAAATTTTAGGCCTACATGTTAAATTTGTGTTTCAATGAAAGAAATACAAAGtttttaatatagttttttgtgaaaaatattttcatgatttgtttattttaaaaaataaacatattaggcatgtttggtaatcatttcagtttttaaatttaaaccaataaagcatgttttttacttctaaatttcttgtttttccatctactttctaccaatattttcaaaaaccaagttcactttgaaaactaaaaaatagtttttaaaaactcttttttgtttttaaaatttggttaagaattcaactcatttacttaagaaaaatgaaaattgttataaaaaattgagagaaaatagacttaattttcaagaaaCCATAAATTAAGGCAAAATTAAGTCATTGTTTGGCAACTAATTTGTTTTCAACAAGCTTTAATTGATAactgtttttttagttttcaaaagtttggctcgattttttaaaatattggtaaaagtagatagcaaaataagaaatttagagatagaaattatgtttataggcttaatttttaaaaactaaaaactaacctctcttttggtaatcatttattttttttgtttttgttttttaaaattaagtctataaatactatttctacctctaaatttctttattgGTTATCTACTTGTTactaatgatttagaaaaacaagccaatttcttaaattaaaattaacttttaaaaatttgtttttgtttcgtGAATTTGGCGAAGattttctaagccaatttcttaaattaaaattaacttttaaaaatttgttttttgttttgtgaaTTTGGcgaagaattcaaccattatacttcaTGCAAATTATTctaataaatatagaaaaaaataacttaatttaataaaataaaattaaaaaaatggaaccTAGGAGACTTATATGGTGATGAAAGGTGATCTAAATTGCCATCCAGTAGATCTCGAATTAGCGCGACAGATGAATTGTCAAGTGCAAGTCCACCAAGCAACAGTAGAACGAGTAACAGACAATAGAACCCCAACTCCaactaagaaagaaagaaggaagtTCAAATACCAATTTTACCCTtctctaggtaaaagaaattTTACTCTGTACATTGCACAGGGATCAAATAGTACACCCgagttctcttttttctttttcttttcttttttcttttttcctttttcttactTTTAGTCGTCTTATTTTCGCCGGAGATTAACCGTCGCAGTGGAGTACAACAATGGCGGAAGATTCTTCCCGTCGAAACTTCTTCTCTTTCGCTATGAACGCCTCAATCTTCCTCTGAAATTCCTCACTGCTCAAATCATCCTGGTGGTACAAAATGTCATTCGAATGCTCCAGATTCCGGCACTTCTCCGTCTCCGATCTCCGAAGCTTCTCCCTCTCTGTTATCACGCATTCTCGGTTAAGTTTCTCCGATAACGTCCTCAACATCACTTTCGAATGACCTAATCCCGATTCCGTCTCCAGATCCGTGTTTTTCACTTCAATTTCACGATCGATTGAATTAATCCCCTCCGCAATGATCTGTTTGTCCTGGTACACAATCTCCACCTCCTCCGAGAGCGAATCAGTTAGGTCACCACTTCCGGTTTTTTCAATAAGGTCTTCGTAAATCCGATCGGCTTCGGCGCTGCTGGTGCTGCTGGTGCTGCTGGCAGGGCGTGGGAATTGAGTAGGCTTGGCTACGAGAGCGACGATAATGGCGTTGCAGAGGAGGAATCCGAAGAGAGGAGTAGCGACGAAGGCGAAGAGTTTACCGAAATACTCGGCGGAGACTGTGAGGGCGATTGGAAGGCGAGAGAGGATCCAAGAAAGGAAAAGCAGTAGAAAGGAAAGCTCTAGGAAACGGAAGAACTTGGCGAAGATTTGGAGGAGATTGCATCGGGGAATAGGGTTTGAAACCTTCTCTGCTTtgtcgaagaagaagaaatccaTTTGGAAGGATGGGAATCGAGAGAATGAGGAATTGATTTCAGAGAGGGAAATGAGAGAAGTGAAGCTTCGGCGTGGATAATTGGGGGATATTTATAGAGGGATGAGGGGGAAAAACAACAGTTGCTTTTACAATTTGATTTATGGCGATAAGGACATGGAATTGCTCCACCTCTTTACTACTATTACCATAATATTTATGCCTCAactataaataatttttctacgttttttttttttttagttttaatattattttcacattttaaaGATAGAATATACAAAcgtttaaacttttttttatcgaAAATTCTTGGATGCAACCTTGGTGAACCCCAAACCTAATTAAAAATTGACaccagttaattttttttttttaaaaggaagtgatttatatatatatatatatatatatgtNtatatatatatatgtatgtatatattttgtGTATGTGTAGGAAAGAGGAGTATGGTACTTAGGTATAGCTTAGACCGCACCTAAATATtactcttttatatatatataaaatgatgTGGTAGGGATTTAATCGGTCCAATTTAACTTCATTGCTGTAAGTACATTTTAGGCCGTTGGGAGAAAGGTTATTGGCCCTGAAGCCCTGCATTATAATCGTggtaaataataaaacatatttttttttacattgatGAGGATCGAAACACATGATCTGACAGTTTCAGTGGCACACCTACGCTCACGtgtattcaattcattatttttattatatctctGATCGATCAAATCGGTTTAACATCGGCCTATGCTTGTCAAAATCGAAGTCGATCGAATTGAATTGGTTTTTTTTGTATGAAAATCAACACATTCAAACCAAACCGATCCGAATCCACCTAGATGACAGTTTTAGTTGGTTAAAGCATTTTTGagtttatttttggtttttcctTGCACCCCTACAATGTGGTGGTGATTTAAAACAATGTATTtatctaaatttttattataaattactGTCAGATCACActatttagattttttattttatgtaaaattatagattattttTAGAAAGGTATGAAAAGTAAAAGAGTGCTCGAGACtctaaattggttattataattaatGGTTATAGTAATCAGTGTTTGGGGTGTAAAGTATTTTAATTTGgataacaaataataaacattataatgaagagaattttgaaatagtaataattattatatgttataatagttggaaacacaactaTTATAATTGGAGTCTCAAACATAGATCAGACTATAATAACTCATTTTAagtaatattataaaatattaagaatttttttaagaaaaataaacaaagttTTGGcacattttataattaatttaaccaaGATTTAATTGAAGTGActtaaaaaatggaagaaaataaaaataataagcaTGGGTTTTCGAGAATTACAAAAGAAGGTATAAATACATTTTCGTCCAGGTTCCAAGAATAGTCAATTTGGTCTTTTGAGATTTCGAAATCAGGTTGGAAGAAGAGTCCCCTCTTGTTCTTAGATTTGAAAATCATACTATTTTAACcataggctttttttttttttttttaatgtttgattttaatatttcataagcATTTTATTATTACACTTACTAGAGTTAAAGGTAAGAAAGAGAAACTAAAGCACATTAGGAAAATTTTATTGTATCTATTACACCCTCAAACTTTCTttgattatatcaatttaaactctaaactataaattatattaatttaaaccttaaactttgagatgtatcaatttataccttgatttttaaaattgtatcaatttaaactcaaaactaataatcgtatcaatttaaacactaaacttttataagtgtatcaatttaaaccttgaattttcataaatatatcgaTTTAAACTTTGAACATTCATAAGTGTATCTTAATAAAGTACAATGGAAGGTTTAAGTTCATACATTaggaaagtttagggtttaaattgatacacttataaaagtttagagtttaaattgatatcattATAAAAGTTCAGCGTTTAAatagatataattattagttggGGTTTTTATTAATACAATTCTCAAAGTTccgggtttaaattgatacaatccccaaagttcatggtttaaattgatacaacactCAAATTTTatgggtataaattgatatttgccttaaaaatttaaatgagaaatacCAAGGTTAGatataaattttgtgtttaatgagTTAAATTTATGTTAAACAACTAAAATCTTAGACTAACACTTTGCTAAAGTAAACTTTTTAGTAGTATTAACATGACCTCCATTTTAAGAGGTCAGAGATTCAGTCTCCCACTTCGACTCACACTTTTTCctttacattattatataaatgacaTAGTTTTTAGTATATTAGAAATAAGTTGAATTTCTGGTGAGAGAGTTAAAAATCTTGTTGAAATAGAATTTTACACAATAAAAAGATTGTAAAACCATATTTAATTTTCGATCAAATAAGGCCATtaattaaccattttttttaataactggAATAAAGTAGTTATATTTTAACATTAACTTagattaaatttagtataattcAAGCTTTCCATAATCGAATGGcaactaataaaaataaagaatattacATATTTTACTATCGAataatttttaccaaaacttaatactataagttataaattaGATAGAGTTAGATGTACAAAAATGAAACAGAAGTCATGATTTTGGTCAAAATCACAAGTCAAAAAACGACCATAGTACATAAGATAAAGGTATAAAGAAAACAAGAATAATGTATTTGCACAGAAATAATGAaataagtaataataataataaaatgatgGAAAGTGACAGACAGAAAAAGAcagtaaattttttattatattttattagaagaattgttgtaaaatttaaaattgatttgtgaatattttaacttcaataaagttaaaaaaatactgGCTTCAAATTTGGAATTCAAAGAGAAGTGTCTGTCGTCCCAGGTCTTAATCGCCAATAATCTGGATCACTGTCAGAAAGGCGTGAATGAATTGCCTAACCTGCCAAACCTCAGATGCCACGTGGATTTTcctcattaaaaaaattattcccttaaaatattttgtcctattttaattcatatattcaaatatCCGATGATGATAGTATTTGTAGATTTACTTAGGAACcaaaattagtttattgttcATTTTTATAACTAAAATTTACTATATgctaaaattatgtttttaataatagttaaagagttttataaaaaaaaaaaaaaaaaaatctaaagatgtcaatttatatgaatgagtAATATCGTAAAAATTTGAAAGACATTCCTTTTTAGTATCAAGAAAAATCTCTGGTTGTTGGTAAAACTTATAAACATAGTCCTAAAAATTTCAAGAAGGTCATAGCGAAATTCACATAACAATgtcaaatctaaagataaaacatttaattaaaaaaaagttggatTCTCTTTCTAGTTGTGTGTGGCTAGACGAATCATTTCATGAATGATTTTTATAGACATTTTCTTGCATATAAAATATTGCAATTATTTACTCAATTTcgataataaaataactttaaacgactaaatttaaaatttatagaaagtacgagaatgaaaattaaaaatttaaatgtaattagtATAAATGTCTTCCTTAGAAGTGGTAAGTTCCCTCCatccaaaaaaaagaaaaaaaaaattgaaactatcCTTAGGATTTGGGCAAAAAAAAGAGTAACATtttaaccaaaaaataaaattaccccaatgaatttttttttttaattgtaggatggaaatttagaaaatgaactcaaaaaagaaaagggaaaaaaaaacacaactgtttgaaaaagttttgactATATCAAGAACTGACCGACATCCAgtttttgaagtgttcaaacaACATTCCAAACCTATTTTGAAAttgtttcaaaatatatttactttttaatttaGAATAATCTACTATATATGTGTGTCATTTTTtatagtttgaaaatttaaaacataattaaattataactttGGTCTtgaaattttctcaattaattttttttttaaagaaactttGAGCTCTTTGAGTACatatgaatgatttgaattaaattctttcaattatttgtaatttttctaaCAAAGAGTAAAGAAGGATAAGTTTAATACTAAGAAAAGAATTAAATGCATTCTAtagaagaaaattaattccaaccACCGAATGTGTCTCAACTATGTTTGATCTTCAAGTTATTAAAGCCATATCGTATAGATCTATAAAACTTAAagtaaaatacaatataaacaaaagtagttacttttattttaaatctcaaTTACAAATATGGTAGTGTTCTTTTTCTAAGTTCATAATGTAGAAGGTGAGAATCACGCATCAAAATTGTTGAACAAATAAATAGTATCTAAATCAATTGAGTCATGTTTCTATCGATTTTGGATGGATAATAAGTCATTCTTTCTCGTATTTGCCATTTTGTTCAATGAATTGATAAACCAAATagttttaagtaaaaaaaaaaaaaaaaacaagttcgattagaaataaagtaaaaataatgGAAGGGGGTTGGGTATGGATTGAATAATGGAAGGGGGAGGGGGAGTAGAAAAACAAGAGGAGAAGCAAACAAAAGGTGTAGTTATGAATGTCAGTGAATCACAGCCGTACATCTTGGAAGCTGCTCCCATCGTGTGGAGGGGTTGGATCACGTGGTGtgtgtatttatttttaataataattaatttaaaagtggatgtgtttgtgtgtgtgtcagtGAGGAGGATGAAGAACtcaaaagaaggaagaagaagaagaagaagcgtaATGGGAATGCACGCAAATGGAGATGATTTTGCCAGTGCTTTACCTTAATCCACACGCTATATTCTATATCtccattttactattttacaagACAACTCCAAATTTCGACTTTTATCTATGTTCAAATATAACActtctttgtttgtttctttgttttaaccaagtcttttttaagatctatatgttatttttagggtgctttttttttaaataggttcatttacaaatttagctCACGTTTACCgaattgtaatgaaatttgttATAGTCGGAATGAGATTTTATTAATAGATTAATCGTAATAGGCTTGAATCACAAACAtaattgaattgttttttaTCTCATTCACCTAGAATTATGAATCTGTCACATTTTACTGTTACCGTTTGACTTTACCGGTGTAACAAAACATGTGACATATTCATAGTTTTCATACTATTATTGTGACATTATCTGTAATAGTAACAATAAAATACTAGGTCCCATGTAATTTGCAACCACAATTAGATTGAGCACATTTTATTCCTCAATCAAATTACAtgatttgattacaaatttcaacatgattCTGACATCAAAGCAGGTAAATAGCAGTAAAAGTAATCAATTGGGACTCactttttactttaaaattaatgGATTACTTTTCAACCGGCATAAACATGGGTTTAGACTATAAAGTTTGATTATAcctcattatatatatatatatatatagtggtaGTCTGCTCCGGGGATctaattataatagtttgtgttttcAATTATTATAATCCCTATTTATTATAG
This window contains:
- the LOC120078241 gene encoding uncharacterized protein LOC120078241, encoding MDFFFFDKAEKVSNPIPRCNLLQIFAKFFRFLELSFLLLFLSWILSRLPIALTVSAEYFGKLFAFVATPLFGFLLCNAIIVALVAKPTQFPRPASSTSSTSSAEADRIYEDLIEKTGSGDLTDSLSEEVEIVYQDKQIIAEGINSIDREIEVKNTDLETESGLGHSKVMLRTLSEKLNRECVITEREKLRRSETEKCRNLEHSNDILYHQDDLSSEEFQRKIEAFIAKEKKFRREESSAIVVLHCDG